In Salinirussus salinus, the following proteins share a genomic window:
- a CDS encoding glycosyltransferase family 2 protein encodes MTSTTRKGTRPGESLTQSDPGERGEHETDTLLVGADSDQSPVLSVVMPTLNEEEGVRECIDRIRTAAGKLGVPTEVVVSDSSTDRTPEIAEAAGAIVVEPDRPGYGYAYRYAFERARGDIIAMGDADTTYDFEELPKLVAELERTGADMVMGSRLDGTIKPGAMPALHEHVGNPLLTGFLNVFYGTEVSDAHSGFRVFTRDALEAMDLETDGMEFASEMVMAASAADLDVAEVPITYHEREGEETLDSFRDGWRHVRFMLTNAPTYLFAGPGIGAFVFGVLLLLFAVTGTAVFGRSFGVNSMIAGSVFAIVGTHAVALAVFSRVAGRTIGQPTDPVTTFLVEHVSVERGVGAGLALFVAGVGYALYLVWTWAGSGFSVVPPTTQSLLACLGIILGLQTVFSSFFLSVIE; translated from the coding sequence ATGACAAGTACGACACGAAAGGGGACCAGACCGGGGGAATCGCTCACACAGTCCGACCCGGGTGAGCGGGGTGAGCACGAGACCGACACGCTTCTGGTGGGGGCCGACAGCGACCAGTCGCCGGTGCTGAGCGTGGTGATGCCGACCCTGAATGAGGAGGAGGGCGTCAGGGAGTGTATCGACCGCATCAGGACCGCAGCCGGGAAGCTGGGGGTGCCGACGGAGGTGGTGGTCAGCGACAGTTCGACCGACCGGACGCCGGAGATCGCCGAGGCTGCCGGGGCTATCGTCGTCGAGCCCGACAGGCCGGGCTACGGCTACGCCTACCGGTACGCCTTCGAGCGCGCCCGCGGCGACATCATCGCGATGGGCGATGCCGACACCACCTACGACTTCGAGGAGCTCCCGAAGCTGGTCGCGGAACTCGAGCGCACCGGCGCGGACATGGTGATGGGGAGCCGACTCGATGGCACGATCAAACCGGGCGCGATGCCCGCGCTCCACGAGCACGTCGGCAATCCGCTGCTGACGGGCTTCCTGAACGTCTTCTACGGAACGGAGGTGAGCGACGCCCACAGCGGCTTCCGGGTGTTCACCCGCGATGCACTGGAGGCGATGGACCTCGAAACGGACGGGATGGAGTTCGCGAGCGAGATGGTGATGGCCGCAAGCGCCGCCGACCTCGACGTCGCGGAGGTGCCGATCACCTACCACGAGCGCGAGGGCGAGGAGACGCTGGACAGCTTCCGGGACGGCTGGCGGCACGTCCGCTTCATGCTCACGAACGCGCCGACGTACCTGTTTGCGGGCCCGGGGATCGGCGCCTTCGTGTTCGGCGTCCTTCTGCTCCTGTTCGCAGTCACCGGGACGGCCGTGTTCGGCCGCTCGTTCGGCGTCAACTCGATGATCGCGGGCAGCGTGTTCGCCATCGTTGGAACTCACGCCGTGGCGCTCGCCGTGTTCTCCCGGGTCGCCGGGCGGACCATCGGCCAGCCCACGGACCCGGTGACGACGTTCCTCGTCGAACACGTCAGCGTCGAACGGGGGGTCGGCGCCGGCCTCGCGCTCTTCGTCGCCGGCGTCGGCTACGCCCTGTATCTCGTCTGGACGTGGGCGGGCTCCGGCTTCTCGGTCGTGCCCCCGACAACGCAGTCGCTACTGGCGTGTCTGGGGATCATACTCGGGCTACAGACCGTCTTCTCCTCGTTTTTCCTCAGCGTCATCGAGTAG
- a CDS encoding DUF1616 domain-containing protein yields MADSQWAALVPRPVRDLPADLAAVLLLTGATLFVALAPVVRETPLRVVFGLPFVLFLPGYALVAALFPEAGDDGASSEREEGGNDGGRDGSGVAGVERVALSFGLSIAIVPLVGLVLNFTPFGIRLVPVLTGVSLVTAAAAAVAARRRRLLAPEDRFRVPYRAWYATARGEFLTPNSRTDAALNVVLVVSVLLAVSSVAFAVTVPQQGESFTEFYLLTETDDGDLVADGYPTNFTVGESKPVVVGVSNQEHEPVDYTVVVELQEVRPAGPNGTNLTVEGSTELDRYGIDLGDNETDRRTVDVRPTTTGERLRLAFLLYRGEPPADPAVETAYRETQLWVNVTGG; encoded by the coding sequence ATGGCCGACTCCCAGTGGGCAGCACTCGTCCCCCGCCCGGTCCGGGACTTGCCCGCTGACCTCGCCGCGGTCCTGCTGTTGACGGGCGCGACCCTGTTCGTGGCGCTCGCTCCCGTCGTCCGGGAGACGCCGCTACGGGTCGTCTTCGGCCTCCCGTTCGTGCTCTTTCTCCCGGGCTACGCGCTCGTGGCAGCGCTGTTCCCGGAAGCCGGGGACGATGGCGCGTCCTCGGAGCGCGAGGAGGGCGGGAACGACGGCGGACGCGACGGCAGCGGGGTCGCCGGGGTCGAGCGCGTGGCGCTCTCGTTCGGACTGAGCATCGCCATCGTCCCGCTGGTGGGACTGGTGCTGAACTTCACGCCCTTCGGGATCCGGCTGGTGCCGGTGCTGACGGGCGTGAGTCTCGTCACGGCGGCCGCCGCCGCGGTGGCCGCGCGGCGCCGCCGGCTGCTGGCGCCCGAGGACCGGTTCCGGGTACCGTACCGTGCGTGGTACGCGACCGCTCGCGGGGAGTTCCTCACACCGAATTCGCGGACGGACGCGGCGCTGAACGTCGTTCTCGTCGTGAGCGTCCTGCTCGCCGTCTCAAGTGTCGCCTTCGCCGTCACGGTCCCCCAGCAGGGCGAGTCCTTCACCGAGTTCTACCTGTTGACCGAGACCGACGACGGTGACCTGGTTGCCGACGGCTACCCGACGAACTTCACCGTCGGGGAGTCGAAGCCGGTCGTCGTCGGCGTCTCCAACCAGGAACACGAGCCGGTCGACTACACGGTGGTCGTCGAGCTACAGGAGGTGCGACCGGCGGGACCGAACGGGACGAACCTGACTGTCGAGGGATCGACGGAGCTCGACCGCTATGGCATCGACCTCGGCGACAACGAGACCGACCGGCGGACCGTCGACGTCCGGCCGACGACGACCGGCGAGCGGCTCCGGCTGGCCTTCCTCCTGTACCGCGGGGAGCCGCCTGCGGACCCCGCTGTCGAGACCGCGTACCGGGAGACTCAGCTCTGGGTGAACGTGACCGGGGGATGA
- a CDS encoding DUF58 domain-containing protein has product MRFTRRFRAAAGACATLGGLAAVAREPVLLVGSLVLGAWLVGAAAAFVAGTRRAVEGLDIDISAAPATVRTDGETTVTVRASREPAAAGLQVTVDCQLPAVAELIDGDPTFAVTQGGGTDGTTVLLTAPVAGRFELGPCRLGVADPLGLFETTVPTEGSTELAVQPRRPRDVHVGEGGRRLAVAYGEHETGRGGAGLEPAELRQYIPGDPTSRIDWNATARLGEPYVREFEAQVDRETLLVIDHRATMGAGRTGETKLDYGRELALAVVDSADDLADPLGLVTVGDGGLTAQYDPSAADNHYRRVRTRLADLVPTDGSGGRSDPRGPGETREVAARLADDESAFADALAPLLSDSEAYVQRVRERPLLDAVGTALARRSRTELAVVVTDDTGRTELRETARLLRRQGVQTVFYLLPGALYGAGALTDLDDAYASYVAFEELRQELAGLGGVTAFEVAPADRLAAVLSAGRERPTAGVSHE; this is encoded by the coding sequence ATGCGGTTCACGCGTCGCTTCCGGGCGGCTGCCGGAGCGTGTGCAACACTCGGCGGACTCGCAGCCGTGGCCCGGGAGCCCGTTCTGCTCGTCGGCAGCCTCGTGCTCGGGGCGTGGCTCGTCGGCGCGGCGGCGGCCTTCGTCGCCGGCACGCGGCGGGCGGTCGAGGGGCTCGACATCGACATCTCTGCCGCGCCGGCGACCGTCAGGACCGACGGGGAGACGACGGTCACCGTGAGGGCGAGCCGGGAGCCCGCCGCGGCCGGACTCCAGGTGACCGTCGACTGTCAGCTTCCGGCGGTCGCTGAACTCATCGACGGAGACCCGACGTTCGCGGTGACACAGGGAGGGGGGACGGACGGGACGACCGTCCTCCTGACCGCCCCGGTCGCCGGCCGGTTCGAACTCGGGCCCTGTCGGCTGGGCGTGGCCGACCCCCTGGGCCTGTTCGAGACGACCGTCCCGACGGAGGGCTCGACCGAGCTCGCGGTGCAGCCACGCCGACCCCGGGACGTCCACGTCGGCGAGGGCGGCCGGCGGCTCGCGGTGGCCTACGGGGAACACGAGACCGGTCGGGGTGGTGCCGGACTCGAGCCCGCAGAGCTCCGGCAGTACATCCCGGGTGACCCCACGAGCCGCATCGACTGGAACGCGACCGCCCGACTCGGCGAGCCCTACGTCCGGGAGTTCGAGGCACAGGTCGACCGCGAGACGCTTCTGGTCATCGACCACCGGGCGACGATGGGCGCCGGACGGACGGGCGAGACGAAACTCGACTACGGGCGCGAACTCGCCCTGGCAGTCGTCGACAGCGCCGACGACCTCGCGGACCCGCTGGGGCTGGTGACCGTCGGTGACGGGGGACTCACCGCACAGTACGACCCGAGCGCAGCGGACAACCACTACCGCCGGGTCCGGACGCGGCTGGCCGACCTGGTGCCGACCGACGGCTCTGGCGGCCGGTCGGACCCCCGGGGCCCGGGCGAAACCCGGGAGGTCGCCGCCCGGCTTGCCGACGACGAGTCTGCCTTCGCGGACGCACTGGCGCCGCTCCTGTCGGACAGCGAGGCCTACGTCCAGCGCGTCCGCGAGAGGCCGCTGCTCGACGCCGTCGGGACGGCGCTCGCCCGGCGGTCGCGCACCGAGCTGGCTGTGGTCGTCACCGACGACACCGGCCGAACGGAGCTCCGGGAGACTGCGCGACTCCTGCGGCGCCAGGGAGTTCAGACCGTCTTCTATCTGCTACCGGGCGCGCTCTACGGCGCCGGTGCGCTGACCGACCTCGACGACGCGTACGCCTCCTACGTAGCCTTCGAGGAGTTACGCCAGGAACTCGCGGGGCTCGGCGGCGTGACGGCGTTCGAGGTCGCACCGGCGGACCGGCTCGCAGCCGTCCTCTCGGCGGGCCGGGAGCGACCGACTGCGGGGGTGAGCCACGAGTGA
- a CDS encoding AbrB/MazE/SpoVT family DNA-binding domain-containing protein has product MSGERVDAESTVSGNQANIPAHIRRELGIDDGDKLRWRIDDDGTLRVRVVQQRSGTFQDFEGYAGSEETDVTTDHDAWGVDVE; this is encoded by the coding sequence ATGAGTGGTGAGCGGGTCGACGCCGAGAGCACCGTGTCGGGGAATCAGGCGAACATCCCCGCACACATCCGCCGGGAACTCGGTATCGACGACGGCGACAAACTCCGGTGGCGGATCGACGACGACGGGACGCTCCGCGTCCGCGTCGTCCAGCAGCGCAGCGGTACGTTTCAGGACTTCGAGGGCTACGCCGGCAGCGAGGAAACCGACGTCACGACCGACCACGACGCGTGGGGCGTCGACGTCGAGTAG
- a CDS encoding esterase/lipase family protein — protein MTYVTMSSRRGRSSSASLRQVLSVDYSLIRRCRRNGGCRVDCAHDRTDDSRLPWEADGYGGWGGHEYHGTEPGTERPPVVFVHGNQRDACDWDPHAEFFLNRSYGGDELWAVSFGDASPTHPAMADQLEEFVSRVCAYTGAEEVSVVGHSLGVTGLRYWLAREDRYDRVDSFVGIAGANHGSELFGLAVRVGLTEGTYGVCRFLQDGPAGESPLAALNENETPGDVDYYTIRGTEDPLFMQRPESPALEGATNVALETDHDGARESLDSLELLYEWVADESPYNVRTFV, from the coding sequence ATGACGTACGTCACGATGTCAAGCAGGCGCGGCCGGAGTTCGTCGGCGTCGCTCAGGCAGGTTCTCTCGGTGGACTACAGCCTCATCCGGCGGTGTCGCCGCAACGGCGGCTGCCGGGTCGACTGTGCCCACGACCGGACCGACGACAGCCGGCTCCCCTGGGAGGCCGACGGCTACGGCGGCTGGGGCGGCCACGAGTACCACGGCACCGAGCCGGGGACCGAGCGACCGCCGGTGGTCTTTGTCCACGGCAACCAGCGCGACGCCTGCGACTGGGACCCCCACGCCGAGTTCTTCCTGAACCGCTCGTACGGCGGTGACGAACTCTGGGCAGTCTCCTTCGGCGACGCCAGCCCGACCCACCCGGCCATGGCGGACCAGCTCGAGGAGTTCGTCTCGCGAGTGTGTGCCTACACCGGGGCGGAGGAGGTGTCCGTCGTCGGCCACAGCCTGGGCGTGACGGGGCTGCGCTACTGGCTGGCCCGCGAGGACCGCTACGACCGGGTCGACAGCTTCGTCGGCATCGCCGGTGCCAACCACGGCAGCGAACTCTTCGGGCTGGCTGTGCGGGTCGGCCTCACCGAGGGGACCTACGGGGTGTGTCGCTTTCTCCAGGACGGCCCGGCCGGGGAGAGCCCACTCGCCGCGCTCAACGAGAACGAGACGCCCGGCGACGTGGACTACTACACCATCCGCGGGACAGAGGACCCGCTATTCATGCAACGCCCGGAGAGCCCGGCGCTTGAGGGGGCGACGAACGTCGCCCTCGAGACCGACCACGACGGGGCCAGGGAGAGCCTCGACAGCCTCGAACTCCTCTACGAGTGGGTCGCCGACGAGAGCCCCTACAACGTTCGGACGTTCGTCTAG
- a CDS encoding HalOD1 output domain-containing protein has translation MTETTTYQLSADEPTSTAVVKCVAEANGVEPCSLDDRLYDHVDPDALDSLFNTDGRGAIDVTVSFRMAGCRVTVDDTGTVSVTYTEGVEAATPSALS, from the coding sequence ATGACGGAGACGACAACTTACCAGCTGTCCGCCGACGAACCGACGAGTACCGCAGTCGTGAAGTGTGTCGCGGAGGCGAATGGCGTCGAACCGTGTTCGCTGGACGACCGGCTCTACGACCACGTCGACCCGGACGCCCTCGACTCTCTGTTCAACACGGACGGCCGGGGTGCCATCGACGTGACCGTCTCCTTCCGGATGGCCGGCTGCCGGGTCACCGTCGACGACACCGGGACAGTCTCCGTCACGTACACGGAGGGCGTGGAAGCAGCCACCCCGAGCGCCCTCTCCTGA
- a CDS encoding alpha/beta hydrolase, whose translation MADEPDPAAREVIEMSEAVPVPSSDGLSPESARQRLEDIMGDLPVEDVENTEEYSIAGPETTDRPIPLRVYEPDAEPPYPMLVYYHGGGFMVGSLDTHDNVCAALTNRADCLTVSVDYRLSPEHPFPEGLEDAYRAVEWAAEFGEKINGDPDRLAVAGDSAGGNLAAAVSLMARDQGGPDLAYQGLIYPGTASPVLHDIPSHEENAEGYFLETETVEFYYENYVQSPAHVRNAYASPLLADALSGLPPATVITAGFDPIRDEGIRYADRLVEDGVDTEHLHYEDMIHAFVSLPEAIPQGQDALDRLGEHLADAFGTA comes from the coding sequence ATGGCAGACGAACCAGACCCCGCCGCGCGGGAAGTCATCGAGATGTCCGAAGCCGTCCCGGTGCCGTCGAGCGACGGCCTCTCCCCCGAGAGCGCCCGGCAGCGCCTGGAGGACATCATGGGCGACCTGCCCGTCGAGGACGTCGAAAACACCGAGGAGTACAGCATCGCCGGCCCGGAGACGACCGACCGACCCATCCCGCTGCGGGTCTACGAGCCCGACGCCGAGCCGCCCTACCCGATGCTGGTCTACTACCACGGCGGGGGGTTCATGGTCGGCAGCCTCGACACCCACGACAACGTCTGTGCGGCGCTGACCAACCGCGCCGACTGCCTCACCGTCTCGGTCGACTACCGGCTCAGCCCCGAACACCCCTTCCCGGAGGGGCTCGAGGACGCCTACCGGGCCGTCGAGTGGGCCGCGGAGTTCGGCGAGAAAATAAATGGCGACCCCGACCGCCTGGCCGTCGCGGGCGACAGCGCCGGGGGTAACCTCGCCGCCGCCGTCTCGCTGATGGCCCGCGACCAGGGCGGCCCCGACCTGGCCTACCAGGGCCTCATCTATCCGGGGACGGCCTCGCCGGTCCTCCACGACATCCCCAGCCACGAGGAGAACGCCGAAGGCTACTTCCTGGAGACCGAGACCGTCGAGTTCTACTACGAGAACTACGTCCAGAGCCCCGCGCACGTCCGCAACGCGTACGCGTCGCCGCTACTCGCCGACGCTCTCTCGGGGCTGCCGCCCGCGACGGTCATCACTGCCGGCTTCGACCCGATCCGCGACGAGGGAATCCGCTACGCCGACCGGCTCGTCGAGGACGGCGTCGACACCGAACACCTCCACTACGAAGACATGATCCACGCCTTCGTCAGCCTGCCCGAGGCGATCCCGCAGGGCCAGGACGCGCTGGACCGGCTCGGCGAACACCTCGCCGACGCGTTCGGAACGGCTTGA
- a CDS encoding PAS domain S-box protein, with the protein MDELPDGRGVATGGATNGTAEAVDGEATGEGAAAGEDDTAAPGVFAEFLATVPDPVLVVDGELSVVAGNPQFGEEFGRDPARLRGEPVSTVFPALTRDQVVGNCDDGTGEYVTTPVAGAGRGRRTWVDLAFDRHQLNGRTYFVGVARDVTAKRRHEREREQYERILETIEDGIYVLDESFVIETVNSAVESMTGYDRSELVGEPATVLTDESTIDEAARLSEQLRTGEREVGTLTTELRTAAGETFPVETRFSTYRDSDGNYRQVGVVRDISDRRQFEETLATLHGSTRELLEAQTTEEVSRLVVGSATDALDVEGAAIYRFDQSANRLVPETVSGSLTVVDGSTAVDVGNSPVWDAFVDDERRAVSADGSHRLAASDSSADGAEVAGLCFPLGSYGVFYVSLGAERQCSDVVGVMEVIAANTEAALARVDREQALREQEDQLLARNRRLRRLEEVNAIIRRIDGALVDADTRAEVEQAVCDGLADSDLVSFAWVGASDGVELDARAWAGGGSDYLDAVPLETGSEAPPPAVRAVRDREMTVVSSVAADLREEAWRTEALSRDFRSALSVPLQYEEFTYGVLTVYGTEQSAFDETLRSVFAELGETIARAVCEIQSRRQRSGATTVELDVSVSAPTDPLQQLADRLGTRVDCAGVVPDEAGTTRLFVRIGDGADTGAVRDCCADLTRVRSVTVVTDDDGEAPPLYEVVVSGDTVPGTLLDRGVRVSSLYAGAEESGLSATVRLPPGLDVRGLVEYLDALYGSAQLTARRERDIADRSERGVRATVEKRLTERQLQVLRTAYFSGFFEWPRRTTGQDLAGKFDVSQPTVSRHLRKGTGRVLDILFETA; encoded by the coding sequence ATGGACGAGCTACCCGATGGGCGGGGAGTGGCGACTGGCGGTGCCACGAACGGGACGGCGGAGGCAGTCGACGGGGAGGCCACGGGCGAGGGGGCCGCCGCGGGCGAGGACGACACCGCGGCGCCCGGCGTGTTCGCCGAGTTCCTGGCCACGGTTCCGGACCCGGTCCTCGTGGTCGACGGGGAGCTGTCCGTCGTCGCGGGGAATCCACAGTTCGGCGAGGAGTTCGGCCGCGACCCGGCGCGGCTGCGGGGCGAGCCGGTGTCGACGGTGTTCCCTGCCCTGACCCGGGACCAGGTGGTCGGTAACTGCGACGACGGCACCGGCGAGTACGTCACCACCCCGGTCGCCGGCGCGGGGCGGGGGCGACGGACTTGGGTCGACCTGGCCTTCGACCGCCACCAGCTCAACGGCCGGACCTACTTCGTCGGCGTCGCCCGGGACGTCACGGCAAAGCGCCGCCACGAGCGCGAGCGCGAACAGTACGAGCGGATCCTCGAGACGATCGAGGACGGGATCTACGTCCTCGACGAGTCGTTCGTGATCGAGACCGTCAACTCGGCCGTCGAGTCGATGACGGGCTACGACCGCTCAGAGCTGGTCGGCGAGCCGGCGACGGTTCTGACCGACGAGTCGACCATCGACGAGGCGGCCAGACTCAGCGAACAGTTACGCACCGGCGAGCGTGAGGTCGGGACGCTGACGACGGAGCTGCGGACCGCGGCGGGCGAGACGTTCCCCGTCGAGACCCGTTTCTCGACCTACAGGGACTCCGACGGGAACTACAGGCAGGTCGGCGTCGTGCGCGACATCTCCGACCGCCGGCAGTTCGAGGAGACCCTCGCTACCCTCCACGGCTCCACCCGCGAACTCCTCGAGGCACAGACCACCGAGGAGGTGAGTCGGCTTGTGGTCGGCTCGGCGACGGACGCCCTCGACGTGGAGGGGGCGGCGATCTACCGGTTCGACCAGTCGGCCAACCGCCTGGTCCCCGAGACCGTCTCGGGGTCGCTAACCGTCGTCGACGGGTCGACCGCCGTTGACGTCGGCAACAGCCCGGTCTGGGACGCCTTCGTCGACGACGAGCGCAGGGCCGTCTCGGCCGACGGCAGCCACCGCTTGGCCGCGTCCGACTCCTCCGCCGACGGGGCGGAGGTCGCCGGGCTCTGTTTCCCGCTCGGCTCCTACGGCGTCTTCTACGTCTCGCTGGGGGCCGAACGGCAGTGTTCGGACGTGGTCGGTGTGATGGAGGTGATCGCCGCCAACACCGAGGCAGCGCTGGCCCGCGTCGACCGCGAGCAGGCGCTGCGCGAGCAGGAAGACCAGCTCCTGGCCCGGAACCGCCGTCTCAGGCGCCTCGAGGAGGTCAACGCCATCATCCGCCGGATCGACGGCGCGCTCGTCGACGCCGACACCCGGGCCGAGGTCGAGCAGGCGGTCTGTGACGGGCTCGCGGACTCCGACCTGGTCTCCTTTGCGTGGGTCGGCGCGTCCGACGGCGTGGAACTCGACGCCCGCGCGTGGGCGGGCGGGGGGTCGGACTACCTGGACGCCGTCCCGCTGGAAACCGGCAGCGAGGCGCCTCCGCCTGCGGTCCGGGCCGTTCGAGACCGGGAGATGACCGTCGTCTCCTCGGTCGCGGCGGACCTGCGCGAGGAGGCCTGGCGGACCGAGGCCCTGTCGCGGGACTTCCGGTCGGCACTGAGCGTCCCGCTCCAGTACGAGGAGTTCACCTACGGCGTGTTGACCGTCTACGGGACAGAGCAATCGGCGTTCGACGAGACCCTCCGGTCGGTGTTCGCGGAACTCGGGGAGACGATTGCCAGGGCAGTCTGTGAGATCCAGTCGAGGCGACAGCGCTCGGGCGCGACGACGGTCGAGCTGGACGTGTCGGTGTCGGCTCCGACCGACCCGCTCCAGCAACTCGCCGACCGGCTCGGAACCCGTGTCGACTGTGCTGGTGTCGTCCCCGACGAGGCGGGAACGACCCGGCTGTTCGTCCGGATAGGGGACGGCGCCGACACCGGGGCGGTCCGGGACTGCTGTGCTGACCTGACCCGTGTCCGGTCGGTGACGGTGGTCACAGACGATGACGGCGAGGCGCCCCCCCTCTACGAGGTAGTCGTCTCCGGAGACACCGTCCCCGGGACCCTTCTGGACCGCGGCGTCCGGGTCAGCTCGCTGTACGCAGGGGCGGAGGAGTCGGGCCTGTCAGCGACGGTTCGGCTTCCGCCGGGACTCGACGTCCGCGGGCTGGTGGAGTATCTCGACGCCCTCTACGGCTCGGCGCAACTGACCGCGCGCCGCGAGCGCGACATCGCGGACCGCTCGGAGCGTGGGGTGCGAGCGACTGTCGAGAAGCGGCTGACAGAACGCCAACTCCAGGTGCTCCGGACCGCCTACTTCAGCGGCTTCTTCGAGTGGCCCCGCAGGACCACCGGCCAGGACCTCGCCGGCAAGTTCGACGTCTCCCAGCCGACGGTCAGCCGCCACCTCCGGAAGGGGACGGGACGCGTTCTCGATATCCTGTTCGAGACTGCCTGA
- a CDS encoding RNA-guided endonuclease InsQ/TnpB family protein, with translation MDCRRTAVIKLEAPEGADARLRETVEQFKYCANTASEWCWHGDDGYHVTSKVKAEDALYDQLREDTELTANLVQKGIRQAVESVKSGVERLKNGQDTSRPTLTADTAVYDKRSATFHRDHVSLSTPDRRIECDYILPDDTDVPPTKYVTDEDYEFRRATLHRRDGDWYLHASMLKEDDDTDTTTRHRTVLGVDLGVNQLAVASTGRFWSADEFNHWKREYEKRRGDLQQCGTRAAHEAIAGVERKEDGRFEMFLHRVANELVVEAVEHDCSHIVFEDLTHIRENVPQASWHHLWAFRHLYEYVEYKAREQGVEAVQVDPRNTSKRCSTCGFTHDDNRNGEDFECQDCGYQNHADYNAAKNIGLRYLRRRQNADDGGALVDVRLNRGTLNVSGEDDLPTADAA, from the coding sequence GTGGACTGCCGTCGAACCGCCGTTATCAAGCTCGAAGCACCCGAAGGCGCGGATGCACGCCTGCGGGAGACTGTCGAGCAATTCAAATACTGCGCCAACACCGCGAGCGAGTGGTGCTGGCACGGCGATGACGGCTACCACGTCACATCGAAAGTAAAGGCCGAAGATGCGCTGTACGACCAGCTACGCGAGGACACGGAGTTGACCGCAAATCTCGTCCAGAAGGGGATTCGCCAAGCTGTCGAATCAGTCAAGAGCGGCGTCGAGCGGCTCAAAAACGGCCAAGATACGTCCCGTCCGACGCTCACAGCTGATACCGCCGTCTACGACAAGCGAAGTGCCACCTTCCACCGTGACCACGTGTCGCTCTCGACACCGGATAGGCGTATCGAGTGTGACTATATTCTCCCCGACGATACCGACGTACCGCCGACAAAGTACGTCACAGACGAGGACTACGAGTTTCGGCGGGCAACACTCCATCGACGCGACGGCGACTGGTATCTCCATGCGTCGATGCTCAAAGAGGACGACGACACCGACACCACCACCAGGCACAGAACAGTCCTCGGGGTGGACCTCGGTGTGAATCAACTCGCGGTCGCTTCGACCGGGCGGTTCTGGTCGGCAGACGAGTTCAACCACTGGAAACGAGAGTACGAGAAGCGGCGTGGCGACCTGCAACAGTGCGGAACGCGAGCGGCACACGAGGCGATAGCAGGTGTCGAGCGCAAGGAGGACGGACGCTTCGAGATGTTCCTGCATCGTGTTGCCAACGAACTCGTAGTCGAAGCCGTCGAACACGACTGCTCGCATATCGTATTCGAGGACCTGACCCACATCCGTGAGAACGTCCCACAGGCGTCGTGGCACCATCTGTGGGCGTTCCGTCACCTCTATGAGTACGTCGAATACAAAGCCAGAGAGCAGGGCGTCGAAGCCGTCCAAGTAGACCCACGGAACACCTCGAAGCGGTGTTCGACCTGTGGGTTTACTCACGACGACAACCGCAACGGTGAGGACTTCGAGTGTCAGGATTGCGGCTACCAGAACCACGCCGACTACAACGCGGCGAAAAACATCGGCCTTCGGTATCTCCGGCGTCGGCAAAACGCAGACGACGGAGGCGCACTTGTAGACGTGCGCTTGAATCGCGGGACGTTGAACGTGAGTGGAGAGGACGACCTTCCCACCGCTGATGCGGCGTAG